The following are from one region of the Actinoplanes sp. L3-i22 genome:
- a CDS encoding flagellar basal body rod protein FlgC, whose amino-acid sequence MSIFNAIGVAGTGVTVYRKWLDAVSDNIANMNNTSRTSENAFQARYVQARAAQDGNGAEVAGVQLGNAQGILAYEPDNPLADAQGYVRRPDIDMGSQMAQMIMAQRSYQANLSVVDRARDAYAAAINLGK is encoded by the coding sequence ATGAGCATCTTCAACGCCATCGGGGTCGCGGGCACCGGCGTGACGGTCTACCGCAAGTGGCTCGACGCGGTCTCCGACAACATCGCGAACATGAACAACACCAGCCGTACGTCCGAGAACGCGTTCCAGGCCCGATATGTGCAGGCCCGGGCCGCGCAGGACGGCAACGGCGCCGAGGTCGCCGGCGTTCAGCTCGGCAACGCGCAGGGCATCCTGGCGTACGAGCCGGACAACCCGCTCGCCGACGCGCAGGGCTACGTCCGCCGGCCGGACATCGACATGGGCAGCCAGATGGCCCAGATGATCATGGCGCAGCGCTCCTACCAGGCGAATCTCTCGGTCGTCGACCGGGCGCGGGACGCCTACGCCGCCGCTATCAACCTCGGGAAGTGA
- the fliE gene encoding flagellar hook-basal body complex protein FliE encodes MSAINPIGGISGFSGISGISGMSGAAGISGVSDNLDFDEAAKTASPNTDFARMLSKGLESVQASQDKASDLAVQVANGTLQDPAQYTMAANEASLGLQMTLAVRNKAVEAFQEIMRMQA; translated from the coding sequence ATGAGCGCGATCAATCCCATCGGTGGAATCTCTGGATTCAGCGGAATCTCCGGAATTTCGGGTATGTCAGGTGCGGCGGGCATTTCGGGCGTCAGCGACAACCTGGACTTCGACGAGGCCGCCAAGACGGCCAGCCCGAACACCGACTTCGCCCGGATGCTCTCCAAGGGACTGGAGAGTGTCCAGGCCTCCCAGGACAAGGCGAGCGACCTCGCCGTCCAGGTCGCCAACGGGACGCTGCAGGACCCGGCCCAGTACACGATGGCCGCGAACGAGGCGTCTCTCGGGCTTCAGATGACTCTTGCCGTACGGAACAAGGCCGTCGAAGCCTTCCAAGAGATCATGAGGATGCAGGCCTGA
- the fliF gene encoding flagellar basal-body MS-ring/collar protein FliF codes for MTDRLPAPVRRITDTFKSFTPGQKAVTIFAIVAIVVGGYFFATWAAKPSYAILFNNLSTKDAGAIVESLQKSGTKYELANDGQTIMVPRDQVNALRLQLSGENLPNDEGTGYSLLDQQGITTSDFMQHANYQRALEGELAKTIKSIDGVEAATVHLVLPQKDVFADNTAKPTASVLVASKSTSPLSGDQVQAIVHLVASSVEGLDPTQVTVAGADGKILSTGGGATIATGGDSGTEAQTVEFQNRMNSALQTMLDRLVGPGHSVVTTTADLDFDQTETRSKSYSSDPSLPSLSETSSSETYSGSGVGNGGVLGPDNIQVPSGSGSNGQYANKNDARQNALNETQEVRRKAPGSIRRLSVAVLLDSTTAASVDPTQVQQLVSSAAGIDSTRGDTIAVSAMPFDTSAQQAAKSELAAAAAADKQSKQLTLVKTGALAFVVLMLIFLAWRASRRAKRRQQLTAEEKAHLEEMQAALDAQRQAELEATQAMHAAGMIEGGTPVEEHDEAREERHRSIEEMVKEKPDEMATLLRGWMSADATTHH; via the coding sequence ATGACTGACCGCCTTCCCGCTCCGGTACGCCGCATAACGGACACCTTCAAGTCCTTCACGCCGGGACAGAAGGCTGTCACGATTTTCGCCATCGTCGCCATCGTCGTCGGGGGGTACTTCTTCGCGACCTGGGCGGCGAAGCCGTCGTACGCGATCCTCTTCAACAACCTGTCGACGAAGGACGCCGGCGCCATCGTCGAGTCGCTGCAGAAATCCGGCACCAAGTACGAGCTGGCGAACGACGGCCAGACCATCATGGTGCCGCGCGACCAGGTGAACGCCCTGCGCCTGCAGCTCTCCGGCGAGAACCTGCCGAACGACGAGGGCACCGGCTACTCGCTGCTGGACCAGCAGGGCATCACCACCAGCGACTTCATGCAGCACGCCAACTACCAGCGGGCGCTCGAAGGCGAGCTCGCCAAGACCATCAAGTCGATCGACGGCGTCGAGGCGGCCACCGTGCACCTGGTGCTGCCGCAGAAGGACGTCTTCGCCGACAACACCGCCAAGCCGACCGCGTCGGTGCTGGTGGCCTCCAAGTCGACCAGCCCGTTGAGCGGCGACCAGGTGCAGGCGATCGTGCACCTGGTCGCCTCCAGCGTCGAGGGCCTGGACCCGACGCAGGTCACCGTCGCCGGTGCGGACGGCAAGATCCTCTCCACCGGCGGCGGCGCGACGATCGCCACCGGAGGGGACAGCGGCACCGAGGCGCAGACCGTCGAGTTCCAGAACCGGATGAACTCCGCGCTGCAGACCATGCTCGACCGGCTGGTCGGTCCCGGGCACTCGGTCGTCACCACGACCGCCGACCTGGACTTCGACCAGACCGAGACGCGCAGCAAGTCGTACAGCTCCGACCCCTCCCTCCCGTCGCTCTCCGAGACCTCCTCCTCCGAGACCTACAGCGGCAGCGGCGTCGGCAACGGCGGCGTGCTCGGCCCGGACAACATCCAGGTGCCCAGCGGCTCCGGCTCCAACGGCCAGTACGCCAACAAGAACGACGCCCGGCAGAACGCGCTCAACGAGACGCAGGAGGTCCGCCGGAAGGCGCCCGGCAGCATCCGGCGGCTGAGCGTCGCGGTCCTGCTGGACAGCACCACCGCCGCCTCGGTCGATCCGACCCAGGTGCAGCAACTGGTCAGCTCGGCGGCCGGCATCGACTCCACCCGCGGGGACACGATCGCGGTCAGCGCCATGCCGTTCGACACCTCGGCCCAGCAGGCCGCCAAGAGCGAACTGGCCGCCGCGGCCGCCGCGGACAAGCAGAGCAAGCAGCTCACCCTGGTCAAGACCGGGGCGCTCGCGTTCGTCGTACTGATGCTGATCTTCCTGGCCTGGCGGGCCAGCCGGCGCGCCAAGCGGCGTCAGCAGCTCACCGCCGAGGAGAAGGCGCACCTGGAGGAGATGCAGGCCGCGCTGGACGCGCAGCGCCAGGCCGAACTGGAGGCCACCCAGGCCATGCACGCCGCCGGAATGATCGAGGGCGGTACCCCCGTCGAGGAGCACGACGAGGCCCGCGAGGAACGGCACCGCTCGATCGAAGAGATGGTCAAGGAGAAGCCGGACGAGATGGCCACCCTGCTGCGCGGTTGGATGTCCGCCGACGCGACGACACACCACTGA
- the fliG gene encoding flagellar motor switch protein FliG, with translation MTTPALTTLSMTGVRKAAIMLIQFGREQSAQVLASMSEKEVELLSAEVARLGKLDPVQVDDVMDEFYAMATTRFAGTGGMDYARELLEASLGKERAALILDRLEASMNDIPFNFLSNADPRQLLSYVQYEHPQTIALVLAHIPAGLASSILAGLPLEVQTEVAHRIAIMDRTSPDIIRQVESALQRKLSSVLQPDELSTVGGLQPLVDIINRADRTTERLILEALDARSPELAEEIRRRMFMFEDIINLEDRAVQLILRQVEPADLATALKGVPEGVRDKVTKNLSERGRENLLEEIDLLGPVKVKMVEESQAKIVGVIRTLEDSGQIEIQRGGEADELIA, from the coding sequence TTGACCACACCCGCGCTCACCACGCTCTCCATGACGGGCGTCCGCAAGGCCGCCATCATGCTGATCCAGTTCGGCAGGGAACAATCCGCGCAGGTGCTGGCGAGTATGTCCGAGAAGGAGGTCGAGTTGCTCTCCGCGGAGGTCGCGCGGCTGGGCAAGCTCGACCCCGTCCAGGTCGACGACGTGATGGACGAGTTCTACGCCATGGCGACCACCCGGTTCGCCGGGACCGGCGGCATGGACTACGCCCGTGAGCTGCTGGAAGCCTCGCTCGGCAAGGAACGCGCGGCGCTGATCCTGGACCGGCTCGAAGCGTCGATGAACGACATCCCGTTCAACTTCCTCAGCAACGCCGACCCCCGGCAACTTCTCTCGTACGTGCAGTACGAGCACCCGCAGACCATCGCGCTGGTCCTCGCGCACATCCCGGCCGGCCTGGCCTCGTCGATCCTGGCCGGCCTGCCGCTGGAGGTGCAGACCGAGGTCGCGCACCGGATCGCGATCATGGACCGCACCTCGCCGGACATCATCCGCCAGGTGGAGAGCGCGCTGCAGCGCAAGCTGTCCAGCGTGCTCCAGCCGGACGAGCTCTCCACGGTCGGCGGCCTGCAACCGCTGGTCGACATCATCAACCGCGCCGACCGCACCACCGAACGGCTCATCCTGGAAGCCCTGGACGCCCGCAGCCCCGAGCTGGCCGAGGAGATCCGGCGCCGGATGTTCATGTTCGAGGACATCATCAACCTGGAGGACCGCGCGGTGCAGCTGATCCTGCGCCAGGTGGAGCCGGCCGACCTGGCCACCGCCCTCAAGGGCGTGCCGGAAGGCGTCCGCGACAAGGTCACCAAGAACCTCTCCGAACGCGGCCGGGAGAACCTGCTCGAGGAGATCGACCTGCTCGGCCCGGTCAAGGTCAAGATGGTCGAGGAGTCGCAGGCGAAGATCGTCGGCGTCATCCGCACGCTGGAGGACTCCGGCCAGATCGAGATCCAGCGCGGCGGCGAGGCCGATGAGCTCATCGCCTGA
- a CDS encoding FliH/SctL family protein, which yields MSSSPDSPILRGVIAENAAAARFANDLRLPDPHDPKLIEDERQSARAAGYAEGWAQGKRDAVAAAEDAAARAHAAEQHHEQRRTTALSHAVNALGRAVTGLEDQLMPTFTELQEVVLSSAFELAEAIVARNLRDDPERGQDALRRAMTAAPEHGNVLVRLHPEDYANLVGDAGGTFDYQGRPINLHADPALRPGDAIAETGTATVDATIEAAIARAREALRL from the coding sequence ATGAGCTCATCGCCTGACAGCCCGATCCTGCGCGGGGTGATCGCCGAGAACGCGGCCGCCGCCCGGTTCGCGAACGACCTGCGCCTGCCGGACCCGCACGACCCGAAACTCATCGAGGACGAACGGCAGAGCGCCCGGGCCGCCGGCTACGCCGAGGGCTGGGCCCAGGGCAAACGCGACGCCGTGGCGGCCGCCGAGGACGCCGCGGCCCGCGCGCACGCCGCCGAGCAGCACCACGAGCAGCGGCGCACGACCGCCCTGTCGCACGCCGTCAACGCGCTCGGCCGGGCCGTCACCGGGCTGGAGGACCAGCTCATGCCCACCTTCACCGAGCTCCAGGAAGTCGTGCTGAGCAGCGCGTTCGAGCTGGCCGAGGCGATCGTCGCGCGCAACCTGCGGGACGACCCGGAGCGCGGGCAGGACGCGCTGCGCCGGGCCATGACCGCGGCGCCGGAACACGGCAATGTGCTGGTCCGGCTGCACCCCGAGGACTACGCGAACCTGGTCGGCGACGCCGGCGGCACCTTCGACTACCAGGGCCGGCCGATCAACCTGCACGCCGACCCGGCCCTGCGCCCTGGCGACGCGATCGCCGAGACCGGCACCGCGACCGTCGACGCCACCATCGAAGCGGCGATCGCCCGGGCCCGGGAGGCCCTGCGGCTATGA